The DNA window GTAAACGATATTTCCATCATCGGTAGAAATACCTCGGGAGTAAAACTAATGAGTATTGATCCCGACTCGGGAATCGCCGTTGCCAGCATTGCAAAAGTCCGTGAAAGTGAAAACAGCCAGGACGAAGATGAACTGACAGATAATGCGGATGGCGATGAAGATATGGAAATTGAAGAAGCAGGCGAACAAAATTCCGAGGAAATAACGGAAGAGTAAAAAGAGAGTTGCCGCAGGATACTTAAAATATCCTGCGGTTTTTCTTGAGCGGAAATGAAAAGGTTAACATCCCGATAATGCATGCCGTCCCTCATCTGTGATATTACATCCCGAGGAATTTTGATCGATCAATCCCTTGTGTTCCAGTTCCTTTAAGATATTTCGAATTTTACCGGTACCAAGCTCAAATCCGTCTTCGGCCAGGAGGGCCTGAAGTCTGTTGCGCCCCGTGCTCCGGCTGCCGCACTCACCCAGTTTGCTGAGTATTTTGTATTCCTGCTCGCTCAAAAATATGCGGTTTGTCGATTCAGGTAAAGTATGTAAAATTCTTATTGGTCGCTACAATGATACGCACATCGATCGGAATTTCCTCCACACCGCCTACCCGTCTGATACACTTGCTTTCCAGTGTAAGTAGCAGTTTCACCTGAAATTCCAGGGAGGCGTCCCCTATCTCATCGATAAAAACAGTTCCCTTA is part of the [Clostridium] symbiosum genome and encodes:
- a CDS encoding winged-helix domain-containing protein gives rise to the protein MSEQEYKILSKLGECGSRSTGRNRLQALLAEDGFELGTGKIRNILKELEHKGLIDQNSSGCNITDEGRHALSGC
- a CDS encoding sigma 54-interacting transcriptional regulator codes for the protein MIESELFGYEDTSFTGAKKGGRPGIFELADKGTVFIDEIGDASLEFQVKLLLTLESKCIRRVGGVEEIPIDVRIIVATNKNFTYFT